One window of Salegentibacter sp. Hel_I_6 genomic DNA carries:
- the istA gene encoding IS21 family transposase, with translation MANTLDPMDLKQIISLHLDGFSNRKIGATLGISRNTVNTYMRLFKASGSSLKELLALDNAGLEKLFPSHTTIDNPRYEELMLYFEGVNKARNHPGFTFLYHYQEYVAQAKDPYGYTQFMEHYRRKYAKVKGSMKLEHDPGKEMFIDYAGKKLHIIDKETGELIPVEVFVAILPNSQYTYVEACKSQKREDLITCCCNALRYYGGVPKAIVSDNLKSAVTRASRYEADINRSFKDFARHYNCVINPARGYAPQDKALVENAVNLAYQRIYYPLREMSFFSLEDLNREIKRLLERYNNLLFSRKEASRRELFQSVEREYLKPLPETVYELKGYRRAKVQKIGYVYFSPDKSYYSAPYRYIGKETTIHYTSSVVEVYYYHQRIALHQRNPSKGSYNTNKEHLSSTHKYYSDWSPEFFKKKAAIHGKHVLGCIEKIITAVDYPEIGYKRAMGVIQLHKSYGSQRLDDACKRALQADAVTYLRIKNILKNNLDKSSLFYQDLEEDKPHIPKHDNLRGASAYQ, from the coding sequence ATGGCCAATACACTTGATCCAATGGACTTAAAACAAATTATTTCCTTACATCTCGATGGATTTAGCAACCGTAAAATAGGTGCCACCCTTGGGATCTCCCGCAATACGGTAAACACTTATATGCGGCTGTTCAAGGCCAGCGGTTCTTCCCTTAAGGAATTATTGGCCCTTGATAATGCTGGCTTAGAAAAGCTTTTTCCTTCCCACACTACTATTGACAACCCTCGCTATGAGGAGCTGATGTTATACTTTGAGGGGGTCAATAAAGCCCGGAATCATCCAGGATTTACCTTTTTATACCATTATCAGGAATATGTAGCGCAGGCCAAAGATCCTTATGGCTATACCCAGTTTATGGAACACTACCGACGCAAATATGCCAAGGTCAAAGGTTCGATGAAACTTGAACACGATCCTGGAAAGGAAATGTTTATAGATTATGCCGGCAAAAAACTCCACATTATTGATAAGGAAACTGGAGAATTGATCCCGGTAGAAGTATTTGTGGCCATCCTGCCCAACAGCCAATACACCTACGTGGAAGCCTGTAAAAGCCAGAAACGAGAGGACCTGATTACCTGTTGCTGCAATGCCCTGCGCTATTATGGAGGCGTTCCCAAAGCCATTGTCTCCGACAACCTAAAATCAGCAGTTACCCGTGCCAGCAGGTATGAGGCCGATATCAATCGGAGCTTTAAAGACTTCGCACGGCATTACAACTGTGTGATCAATCCTGCCCGGGGCTATGCCCCGCAGGACAAAGCTTTGGTGGAGAATGCCGTAAACCTTGCCTACCAGCGGATCTATTACCCCTTGCGTGAGATGAGCTTCTTCTCATTGGAAGACCTTAACCGGGAGATAAAACGCTTGCTAGAACGGTACAATAACCTATTGTTCTCCCGCAAGGAAGCCAGTCGCAGAGAACTCTTCCAATCCGTGGAACGGGAATACCTAAAACCCCTGCCGGAGACAGTCTATGAACTGAAAGGCTACCGAAGGGCAAAGGTTCAGAAAATAGGCTATGTATACTTCTCCCCGGATAAAAGCTATTACAGCGCACCCTATCGTTACATAGGAAAAGAAACCACCATCCATTATACCAGTTCCGTGGTAGAAGTATATTATTATCATCAGCGGATCGCCCTGCACCAGCGCAACCCATCAAAAGGAAGTTATAATACCAACAAAGAACATTTAAGCAGTACCCATAAATACTATAGCGATTGGAGCCCGGAATTTTTTAAAAAGAAAGCGGCCATACATGGCAAGCATGTGCTGGGCTGTATCGAGAAAATAATCACCGCGGTGGACTATCCTGAAATAGGATACAAACGAGCTATGGGGGTCATCCAGCTCCATAAATCCTATGGCTCCCAGCGATTGGATGATGCCTGTAAAAGAGCTTTGCAGGCAGATGCGGTTACTTACCTGCGCATCAAAAATATCCTGAAAAACAATCTGGACAAAAGCTCCCTGTTTTACCAGGACCTCGAAGAAGATAAACCACACATCCCCAAGCACGATAACTTGCGGGGTGCTTCTGCATATCAATAA